TAGGCTTCCTCCTGTTGCTTTCCAGTTTCAACAAGGATATTATGTGCTCTTGGTGGATCCTGACTGCACTATCAAAATTCCCACAAGTGGCCCACTAATAGGCCCAATCTGATAACTGCTGCATCAGGCGGTTAGTCTGTCATGTCGTCAATGCCTCTGATAAGGATGctgggagatgggaacacattaAGTAATCAACTGAAGAGTTATCTTCCAACTTCTGGTTTTGCCTCCTAACCTGCCGTAGAAAGCTAGGAAGATTCAGCCATAAGAGTCTAATATGCGCGACAGTTCAGATGGTTGGTGTATTCAATGATCCTTGTATGTGCAAACTCTGACAGTTTGCTTTTTTCTGTCCCCTCTCATTTGCCTGATACCAAGGCCTATCTGGACATATTTAAAGCGGGATGTAATACCGATAAGTAAATATGTTTAATTCACCATACTGTCATTCTCTTTTAATTTCTTGAGCACGTTATCATCCTAATTAGTGTTTTCTTCCACACAGAGCAATGAAGTTGCTAGACAGTCAAGGAGCACTGTGCAAGATGCTAGCATAATATACACCAACAGTGCCAGTCACTATGAGCTTCTATCTGAACTAGGTAAAAATAATGTGTAAAGTAGCTTTTGGTACCACATTGTctaaacctcctctaattctgagaagTTAATGTTTTTACTCGGCAAATCAAGAACCAGGAGAATCCATACCGGGATTTTTGATGACGTTGAGATGACTGGCAGAAATCTGAAACTTTGGTTCACCCCTTAGAGAtggtttggtatgtgggattaatgaggTAAGTATGTAAAGTACCTACTAGTTGAAGCCCAATGGACTTCAAACAGTGGTACAGCTAGCTTTAatattagaaaatgtggcaagtgaagCTTGAGATGCGGGACATTCCGATGGAAGTGGACGCCCTCGCCAGTCCAACTGAGCTCGAGGAATACCATGTGAGTGTACGTAATTGCACAACCTCGCTCAGGGCATATCCTGATCAGAGGAACTCCAGGTCAGCCCACAGAAAAATCCCAAAATAAAGCCAAGCCCTGACCAAATTATTAAAATTGTCTTCAGAATCCTgtccagcaagccattgtagttgcctGTCTGCAAACTCGGGACACCAAAGGAATCCTACTAGACTTAAATTGAGTAAGGTGACTcttaggctggtatccaggaaagTTCCTGCCCTGGAAAACggaaatgttctgaagaagggtcactggacctgaaatgttagctgtgattttcttccacagaagctgccagacctgctgagtttatccagcaatttctgtttttgatactgGTGAGAATGCTGCAGCTCATCTTTGAATAATGCCACGGGATTGTTTTAATCGGTGGGCAAATGAGGACTTTATTTTAGTGTCACCCTAAAAACAATATCACTGACCACGCAGCATTCTCTCAGCACTCCATTGGCCAGGATATGTCAGTTCAAGACTTTGAACTGTGAAATCATTCTAGGGACAATATGCATATCCTGTCAGTGCAGAGTATTTTGTCTGTGGTTTTACTACAACAACGGAAGCTTGGGATCTGATTATCatgttgggttttttttgttgtttttctgcGGTAGGCAAGAGTTTTAGTAATTTAACCACAGTGAACTTGGCTAAACACATCCCATCAGGTAAAATGGTGGTTGTGAAACGCACTAATATGGACACCTGTTCTGAAGACAATCTAGCCTCCCTGCAGGTCAGTATCATAGAACTGGTAAGAAAAAATTTACATCTTGAGTGTACCAACTGTTGGCTAATTAAGCTTATATCTTTTAAAACTTATTGAATAGTTTGACAGATTTGAGTCGTCTGAACTGTCCCCCACAGCCTCTTCCCTGCAGCCAGTGACCCTTTGGCAAATAATGTCGACACAACATAAAactaggtcatttggcccatcaaattgaAGCTGGTTCTATGCAGGGAAATCCACTCTCCCACATTTTGCTGCTGAATTCTCATACTCCCTGCAAGTTTGTTTTCCTTGACTTCCTATCCAGTTACTGTTCAAAATAATGCATTGTCTACACTTTTACCTCTTTCAAAAGCAGCAAAAGCTGTGACACCACTACTTGATTTATTTAAAATTCTTCCTCACACTGTTCCTTTATCTCTTACCAAAGCCTTAAACCCATCTCCCAATGCTTGTAGTATTCACTAATGGCAACAGCTTTCCTATATCTAAAATGGCATAAACTTGCACATGTTCTAACGACAGCCTCTCTAGGTCCTCCAGTACTAATTGCCCAAAATAAATGGGAATTATTGTGGGTGAGTTGAGTGCAGAACTTTGCTTGGTAAGATAATTACAAATGCTGAAATCAATTTGCCCCTCTCACACTTAATTCACCCAACCACATCCTGAAATTTCCCATTTGGGCATTCAGTTGTTCACTAAATAATTGCAGGATTTTACTTCTTGATTTAACTTCTACGTCTCACTTATGAAAGTGTGACTTATTTGATTATGGAGCACTTGCTTCATTAGAAGATGCTGACATACCAGTACTTTATAGCTGGTAATTGTTAAATGGTTACCAGGACATGGAAACTGTCTGACCATGCCAACCTGCTAGCTACTCACAAAGGAGTGTTGAAGACACTCCCAGCATCGTAAGTGCTACTGCCCTGAGCTGAACCGAGGTAACCATCAATTATCAGACTTCAACTCATTGACTGAAGAATGAGACTCTGCTTATAGAATTTcaacagtgttgaagcaggccattttaaCCAGTGAGCCCACCAGATCACCCCCCGGCTCCCTACATCTCTGTAcccctgtatttcctatggctaatcaccataacctgcacatctttggactgtggcaggaaattggagcacccagaggaaatccacacagacatggggagaacgtgcaaactccacacaagcagtcgcccaaggcttgaattgaacctgggcccctagtCCTCTGAGGCTAACAACTGAGACACTGGCCTTGTTTGTACTATAGCTGGATATAAATGTTTTGTAATACTTTTCTAATAGCAAAGCCAAAGGAAAACTATAGCTGCTGACGTGTCGAAGCAAGAATTCTCCCTGCTTCCCAGAAGCAGCAAACAGGAGATCATACATGGTCCTTTGATCATGGCCACAGTGCCCAGCATGTTGCTTTTCACCGAAAGATTTTACACTTTGTTTTCAGAATGAGCTTCTTGTCTGGCAATTTCTCCGGCACCCAAACATTCTGCCACACAGAGCCATTTTCACGCAGGGCTGCGAGCTATGGGTCATTATGGCATTCACAGCTTATGGTAAGATAAAATCTGAACAGACAACTTCCTCTGTTATGATCTTCTATGTCCTACATTTTGTACTTAAAAGCCACATTTAATCAATGTGCATACATTTTCTGTAAGCTTGTCTTTCTGACTTTGAGTAGGTTCAGCCAGCAGCCTCCTAAAGTTGTATTTTACTGAAGGCATGAGTGAAAGTCTCATTGCACACATTTTTCATGGAGTTTTGAAGGCACTGGATTATATTCACCGAATTGGATGCATTCACAGGTAAATTTAGAATTTAAGGTAACCAGGCTTAATTTTTGAGTGAGCTTGCTCCTCACTCACCTGCCACACTTTTTGTAATCTTAAATCTTTCATTGCTGTCAtgtttttatgcttttcacaagtacATTTTGGAGACCAAACTGCATTGCGATCTTGTTTACATTTTTCATGTGTGCATTAGCATGGTCAAAATAGCTGTGTCAGGATGTAACTTTCACTCTTTAGAGGCAGATATGCAAGTAGTGTTCTTGTGGTTGTCCATTATAAAATTTTAGACTAAAATGATAAAGAAAATCTCACGGTAAGTGATGCAGTAGACAAATGGTATGTGATAACTCCTATGAGATATGGCAAGAGGCTTTGAATTTgctccaaaagaactgcggatgctgtaaatcagtaacaaaaacaaagttgctggaaaagctcagcaggtctgccagcatctgcggaggggaaaacagaattaatgtttctggtccagtgacccttccctcagttctgaggaagggtcaccggacccgaaacgttaattctgttttcccctccacagatgctgccagacttgctgagcttttccagcaaatttttttgtttgctttcaattTACTCAATCAactacaatttgcatttatataacatcttTTATATAGCAAAATACCTTTACTATCCTGCAAACTACCCTATCAGACAGCATTTGACATCAAAGCATCTAGGATCATACTAGTGTAGGTGATTAAGAGGTTGGTGAAAGAGACTTTGAGGAGCACATTAAAGAGCACTCAAAGACACAGAATTAGACAGTGAATTCCAAAGCTTGGAAGTTAGTTGAAGGCACATCTGATGGTGGAGTGCTGGAATCGGGCACCTGCAAGATACCGGATTGGAGGAGCGCAAAGATCTCAGAGGACTGAGATTTAGGGAGGTGACAGAAATTAGAGCAATGAGATCATAGAGAGTGTTCAGTTTGGATCAGGAACCAATGAAATCTGTATTTGTCCTATTAAAACAATTCTCTTAACCCGGGCAGAATAAGTGTCTGTTTTTCTCCAGTTTAAGCATTGCTCCTTTACCAGGACCAAAAATAGCAAGTGTTTGTTAGTATGcatttacatgtatttgtaaTGGTGCATTTGTAACACTATCATCTTCCTGGTTTGAATGATTGTCTGATATAAAAGTATAAATCGCACGTACTCTATTCTAGCATAGttatttaatatttatttccaTTGCAGTGCAATGAGACAGATCTAACTTCTCTGTCTACTGACTGAGTCATCTGAGGTTtaaaggggctgaataggctgggatatatttccctggagcataagaAGCTGAGGGGttactttatagaggtttatattaaaaaaaaggggGGTGTAgacagagtgaatagccaagatcttttcccctgggtaagggaatccaaaactagagggcataagtttaaggtgagaggggaaagatttaaaagggacctgaggggcaacattctCACACGGAGGatagtgcatatatggaatgaagtctcaaaggaagtgatagaggtgggtacaattctgctatttaagacatttggacaagtatgtgaataggaaaggcttagagagaTACTAGCcaaatgcagaaaaatgggactagctcagctttggaaacttggtcggcatggatgagtgagctaaagagcctgtttccatgctgtatgacctaAGAGCAAGTCCGAGGCTTGGAATTGTCAAGTTACTCAATAGGACAGAGCAGATTGCTTGACTGGCATTCCATCCACCAAAATAAGCACTCACTACCTCCACCACAGAtgcatagtggcagcagtgtgtaccagcaaTATTATGCactacagcaactcaccaagactcctttgaTATCTTTCAAACCTGAGAGCTCTACCAGATATGAGGGCAAAGGCAACAGGTGCATTGAAAGATCTACCCTGCACCATCATTCTGCCACAACCATTATGATTTGGAACTATGTTGCTGTTCTTTCACGATCACTGATTCAAAATCTTGGCATTCCATATCTAACAACACTGCGGGTGTATCCATGCCTGATCATCtccactggttcaagaaggcagctcactgccataattttgagggcagttagggagcagtaacaaatgctggccttgccagggTTGCTCATGTCCCACAAAAGAACCTTTTAAAAATCCCAAAAACTTCCCCACATTGTCTGAATTTATATAGTTTCCTGTTGGTTTCTGTTGTTGTGGTATCTGCTGACGTAAAACTTTAGGGATAGTATGATGCAGGCTGAAGTCTGTTGAAAAATGCAAGAGACAGAATTGGTGTGGACCTATCTGTGAATTTTGACTGCCATTATTAGTTATATTGTATTTACTTCCACACCTCGTCATCTAATATAATTCTTAGCGTTAGAAGAATCAAAGGATTAGATAAAAAAACTCAAATAGAGTACCAAGTagggtgatcagccatgaatggcagaccagactcaaagggccaaatgccctATTCTTGCCCCCATTTTCTGTTCCTGTGCtcttctgaaaatattttcaaatgcaaTCAAGTTGAGCCCATCAGGttccaaaaaaatgtttttttttcccttcaacaGATGTGTTAGACCCAACCACATGTTAATATCTGGAGAGGGTCACATTTACCTCACTGGTCTGCATGGTCTCTGCAATATGATCACAGATGGACAAAGGCTAAAGGTTGTGTATGACTTCCCAGAGTTCAGTGCATCTGTTTTGCCTTGGCTGAGCCCTGAGGTTCTCCAGCAGGTACATTTTCTGCTTGGTTGTCTGCTTGCCTGTAATCACAACTTACAATCTTGACTACTCACCTAAATTTGTGTGATGGATGTAGAATAGTTGATTTATCTATCTATCCATGCAAATGGTTTTAAGATTTTTTAAGATACATTTAGAGTGCAATATCTGCAGTTGTTAATGAGGATGCTGGGTTTCAAATAGTTAGCAGTGTGAtgtaataaaaataattttttaacaTCCTTGGAGCTAATGTATTCACAAAtaaaggaaaaggaggaggagacacAGTCCTTCCAGCCTGTTCCACTCTTCAATTAGTTCATGGCTGGTTTCTGTATCTTTACTTTGTGGTCAATATTTTATGCCCTTTCTAAGGCAGGTTTGAAGTTGGAGAGGGTGTCCAATTAGGTGGGCTGGTGATGGATGGAGactctttggtttttatttctaaGCCACCTTCCCATCTCTACTTTGATTATGCCATTGCACTGCCTTGCTTCCATGGACCAGTTGATGCTTGAAGTCAGCAACTAATGCTCAACTAAGGGGATCTTCCCTCCTCTGATAATAATCCAGCAGTAGCAGGGCAGATGACAAACTTGTGGATGTTGCTTACGGATTGGAAGCGGGTGGGTGTTGATTTGgttcggcggggggggggggtggtgtgggtggggtgaGGCTGGGGGACCTCgttaaaagggcattagtggtTGATTGAAGAACTTCTCATTGGGAATGAGAGCTACTACTTGGTCTCCTGCTTTGGCAATCCCTGTACCATCTCCATTTGGGGCAACATGGTTGTCaggtgattagcattgctgcctctcactaccaaggacctaggttcaatttcTCCCTCGAGCAACGTTTTTCCTGTTTTGATGTGGATTTGTTcctggtgcttcagtttcctcccacagtcactagatgtgtagattaggtggattggccatgctaaattgtctatagtgtgcagggtagatggattagctatgagGAATGTAAGGATACAAGGATGGGTTGGTCTTGGTGGGCtgctatttggagggtcagtgtggtctcaatgagctgaattgcctgcttccatattgtagggattctatgattttgtgatCACCTTTAAAACCAAACATGTCAGACCCTTGCCATCATTTACCCCTCAGCTGGACCATTCCACAATCCTATGCTTCAAACTGGCAGCTCTCAACAGAATGAGCATCCTGCCTTGCTAGTAACCTTTAGTTGCCTGATTAGCTGTTACTGTGGTGAGCCTTCACCAAAGACAGCATATGCGGGCCTCTCTGGCCCTGCAGCCAGGAGCCGAGACCTCTCCATTGTCAAATCGTCCTGGTCCCATTGATATGCCTTATTTTCATTTTACTTTCTAAAACTTAATGAAAGTCTATCAGTCCCTGTTTGATATTTTCAATTGATCATGCCATTAACAACTGTTTGTGGGAGAATTATATGAACTCACGAGTTAGGAGCAGGAATTGCCCAGATCTGCTCCATGATTCAGTagtatcatggttgatctgattaacCCATGTTCTCAGTTAACCATGATACTCTGTCAATCCTTCATTTACCatgaacctatccatctctgccttaaaaatacctAAGGCCTTTGTTTCCACtatcttttaaagaaaaatgttccACAGACACTCGACGCTCTGCAAAAATGTtgtcatctttgtcttaaatggatgatcccttttttgttttttaaacagtAATGCCTGATCTGGATTTTCTCACAAAACACATCTTGCATCCATGTGCATCCTGTCAAGACTTCTCAGgatattgtatgtttcaatcaagtcactcttAATGGTTTTAAACTCCAACAGCTATTAGCCTAGCACGTATAACCTTTCCTCtgcttccaatacatttacatccttcttttaAATGGGGAAAATCAATATTATACATTGTACTCAAGATGTAGCATTGCCAATTCCCTGTATAACTTGCAAAACCTCCATACATTTGTCTTTAATAACACTTACAATAACCAATAACCTTCTAGTtagcttttctaattacttgctgtacctgcattctaaCCTTTTGTGATCTTATGCACCAGgatccaggtccctctgcatctTAGACCTCTGCAAGCTTACATCATTTAGATAACATGCTTCCCTTTTATACTTActtccaaaatggacaatttcacatctATCCATATTATATTCCAATTTACCagatctttccccactcacttaACAAATCTATGTAACTTTTGAATCCTCCTTATGTCCACTTCACAACATGCTTTCTTTTTTACATTCGGATAGTTTCTCCATGGAGTGTACTGAGCCAAGGTTTGACTATTGGCTTAGGAGGAAAGCTTAGAAATCTGGCACTTTGGGGTTCTTGTGCACAGTGGTGGTGTCTCTACCTCCAAGCCAAAAGGCCTGGGTTTGAGTTCTACCTCTTCTAAAGTTTTGTCATAACAAGCCTGAAGAGGTTGATTACTTAAAAAGTGGACATCTGGCATGGAAATGATCCAATTTTGCCACTTGATTATTTTTTGAAAATATACACCAACAGATTCATGCATAGCTtcctccccactgttatcagatttttgaatggacctctttaataaTAAAGTtgatccccctctccccctcaatactatattctgcattctatttTGATACCCTGAAATACTTGAGTATGGTATGATTTCTtttggatagcatgcaaaacaatacttttcacttatctcagtacatgtgacaataataaaaacAAGTCGAATGAGGATGAAAACAGCTTGGTTTTTATAAGCCCAACTCTGTCTAAAAAAAGTCAAAGGAGACCGACTCACTGCAGATAGTGTAATGATTacaatgaggtcagtcaggtgggcCTCATGGAATGAATTCCTTGATGGGGCTGTTAACCCGGTCCAAATCAGGGAGCCTTgattgacagatataaacaggtctCTTGACATTGTAAACAAAGgaggacttggtgatgggataatggcctctggagttatttcagacagAAGCCCATGTTTTCACTGTATTATGGTTTATGTAACTGCTTTTCAGTATCTACACTCCAAATTGCAGTATACAAAGCATTGCCTATTACCTCTCCTTTTCAGTGTCATACACTGTGCCTTCTCTTCCACATTAGGACTTGCATGGATATGATGCAAAgtctgacatctacagccttgGGATCACAGCATGTGAGTTAGCCAGAGGCCAAGTTCCCTTTCAAGATATGCTGCCTACACAGGTGACCGATTTTTAATGTAGAGAATTGTACCTTTATATTATGTATGATGGCGCCTGACCGGTGGATGAAGGGGAACGGGACAGACAAGTTCaaagtattagagataatgggaactgcagatgctggagaatccaagataataaaatgtgaggctggatgaacacagcaggccaagcagcatctcaggagcacaaaagctgaagtttcgggcctagacccttcatcagagagggggatggggtgagggttctggaataaatagggagagagggggaggcggaccgaagatggagagaaaagaagataggtggagaggagagtataggtggggaggtagggaggggataggtcagtccagggaagacggacaggtcaaggaggtgggatgaggttagtaggtagatgggggtgcggcttggggtgggaggaagggatgggtgagaggaagaacaggttagggaggcggagacaggttggactggttttgggatgcagtgggtggaggggaagagctgggctggttttgggatgcggtgggggaaggggagattttgaaactggtgaagtccacattgataccattaggctgcagggttcccaggcggaatatgagttgctgttcctgcaaccttcgggtggcatcattgtggcactgcaggaggcccatgatggacatgtcatctaaagaatgggagggggagtggaaatggtttgcgactgggaggtgcagttgtttgttgtgaactgagcggaggtgttctgcaaagcggtccccaagcctccgcttggtttccccaatgtagaggaagccacaccgggtacagtggatgcagtataccacattggcagatgtgcaggtgaacctctgcttaatgtggaatgtcatcttggggcctgggataggggtgatggaggaggtgtgggcgcaagtgtagcatttcctgcggctgcaggggaaggtgccgggtgtggtggggttggagggcagtgtggagcgaacaagggagtcacggagagagtggtctctccggaaagcagacaggggtggggatggaaaaatgtcttgggtggtggggtcggattgtagatggcggaagtgtcggaggaaagTTCAAAGTATTGCCTATTTCATTTCTCATAGATGCTGCTTCAGAAACTGAAGGGCTCATTGTGTCTAGTGGACTTCAGTTTTCCTCCAGAGAATTTACTGATGAAGAATTATCGCTCTGGTGTAGATTCTGGAATTGGAGAGAGTGTTGCACCCTGCAGCAGGCTGAGGACAAACACAAAGGAAGGATCTCAGAATTCTATGAAGAAAACATTCTCGTCAGCCTTTCACAGCTTTGTGGAGCTCTGTCTACAGAGGGAGCCTGGAAATCGGTGTGTATATTAATTCACTTTTTGATTTAGGTTAGATCAATTTCAATATTTTTATCCTTTTCTCATT
The window above is part of the Stegostoma tigrinum isolate sSteTig4 chromosome 7, sSteTig4.hap1, whole genome shotgun sequence genome. Proteins encoded here:
- the stradb gene encoding STE20-related kinase adapter protein beta gives rise to the protein MPFLACSCFSRREVESIDAGSQSNEVARQSRSTVQDASIIYTNSASHYELLSELGKSFSNLTTVNLAKHIPSGKMVVVKRTNMDTCSEDNLASLQNELLVWQFLRHPNILPHRAIFTQGCELWVIMAFTAYGSASSLLKLYFTEGMSESLIAHIFHGVLKALDYIHRIGCIHRCVRPNHMLISGEGHIYLTGLHGLCNMITDGQRLKVVYDFPEFSASVLPWLSPEVLQQDLHGYDAKSDIYSLGITACELARGQVPFQDMLPTQMLLQKLKGSLCLVDFSFPPENLLMKNYRSGVDSGIGESVAPCSRLRTNTKEGSQNSMKKTFSSAFHSFVELCLQREPGNRPSASMLLTHPFFRQVLSQWAV